GTTGCCAGAGACTCCACCTCGAGACCCAAAAAACCTTCCCAACAGGAGACATGATCATGAAGCCCTTCCTTACGGCTGCCCTACTCGCAACGGCGAGCGTGGCCCTTGTTCCAGCGGCAAACGCTGCCGACAAGACCCTGACCATTTCGGTCTATTCCTTTGCTCAGGATGCCTACAAAAAAGCCCTTTATGATCCGTTTGAAGAGATGTGCGGCTGTGATCTGGTGGTGGAAACCGGCAATTCGGTCGAGCGCATGGCAAAAATCGAGGCCAATGCCGCCAAACCGGTGATCGACATGGCGGTCATTTCCTCCCATGACGCCCTTGCGCTGGCGCGCAAGGATCTGATTGCCGATCTGGATGCCTCCAAACTCTCCAACATGTCCAAGCTCTATCCTTCTGCACAGGATCCGCTGGGCAATGGTCAGGCCGTTGGCTACACTTTTTATGCCAGCTCGATTGTCTATCGCAAGGATCTGGTGTCGATTGACAGCTGGGCTGACCTCTTGACCAATCCAAAGCTTGCCAACAATGTGGCCCTGCCCAACATCACTGGCACCCAAGGCCCATTGACGCTGATGATGCTCAACAAGGCCAATGATCAGGGTGGTGATTTCTCCAAGACCATCAGTGATATCGGCAAGGCGTCCGACAAGATTGTCACCTTCTATTCCCGCTCCTCGGAGCTGGCGCAGCTGATGAATCAGGAAGAAGTGATTGCCGCCCCTGTTGGTCGCTTTGCTTGGAGCCGCTTCAAAAGCTCCCCTCTGCCGTTCGAATGGGCCAATCCGAAAGAAGGGCAGGCCGGTGGCATGAATGTGATGATCATGACCAAGGGCAATGGCAATGAAGACCTGGCCTATCAGTTCATGGACTACTGGCTGTCCACCGAAGTGCAGACCCGCATCGCCGAGGCGCTGATCGACAGCCCAGCCAATATGGAAGTCAAGGTCAGCGACGAAGTGGCCGAAAACCTGACTTATGGCGCTGATCTGATCAACTCACTCAACATTCTGCCGCCAAGCGAAATCATCGACAACCGCGGCAAGTGGGTCGAGCAGTGGAATGCTGAAGTGATCAAATAGAAAACCAGCAAGGGAGGGAAGAGGCTGCCTCAAGGCGTGGCCTCTTCCCTCTTTTATGACGTTCCCAAAGGTCCCATCCATGTTTCTTGATCAACGGCAAGGGCTTGCGCTTGCCATGCCTGCGGCTTTGTTTGCCCTGCTGATGTTTCTGGTGCCGGTTGCCATGCTGTTGTCTGAGGCCTTTCGGTCCGATGGCGGATGGTCACTGGCGGCCTATTTTGAGTTTTTCTCCAAGCCACTCAACCAGACGGTCTTTTTGCGCACGCTGAAGCTGGGCGTAATGGTGGCCGGAACAGCGGCGGTCATTGGCTATGCTGCCGCTTTCTGCATCGTCAATCTGGATGCCAAGGCACGGGGGCAGATTTTTGGCCTTGTGGTGTTGCCGCTGATGATTTCGCCAGTGGCGCGGACCTATGCGTGGATCGTCATTCTGGGCCGCACGGGCATCGTCAATGACGCGTTGGTCGGCTTGGGCCTGACAGAGACGCCGCTGCGGTTGCTTTTCACCGAAACGGCGGTGTTTCTCGGTCTGCTACAGCTTTTCCTGCCCTTGATGATCATTTCGCTGGTGTCCTCAATGGAGAATATACCGCGTGATGTCATTCCGGCGGCACGGGTGTTGGGGGCCAATTGGCTGCAGGTCTTCGTCAAGGTGATCCTGCCTTTGACCAAGGAGGGGTTGGTGATTGGCGGCACGTTGGTCTTTACCGGCTCGCTGACGGCCTATATCACCCCTGCCATTCTGGGTGGCTCCAAGGTTCTCATGCTCGAAACCCTGCTCTATCAGCGGGTCAATGTGTCGAATGACTTTGTCTCGGCCAGCGTCATCGCGATGATCCTGATCGTTATGTCCTTCTCCACCAATCTGCTGCTGAAGCGGATCGCAACGGCGCGGAGGTCCTGAGATGAGACAGTTTGCCAACTGGGCCATATTGGGCCTGACGCTGACCTTTCTGATCGGCCCGTTTCTGATCATCATTTTTGCTGGCGCCTCGGCAGGGGATTTTCTGGCCTTTCCACCCGATGGCCTGTCGCTCAAATGGTATGCCAAGGTCTTCACCGTCGAAAGCTTCCGCGCCAGCTTTGCCCTGTCCCTGTTCCTTGCGGTCTTTGGAACATTGACCGCTTTGCTGATCGGCATTCCGGCGGCCTATGCACTCAATCGATACAAACTGCCCGGAGCAGAGACGATCCGCACCATTGTCGCCGCGCCGATCATCGTGCCGGGCATCATTGTCGGTCTTGCCTTGCTGCGTTATTTGGTGGTGCCGCTTAATTTCGGCATCACGCTGGCGCTGTTTCTGGCCCATACGGCACTGGTGTTGCCTTATGCGGTGCGGGTGGTCAGCTCGAGCCTGCATAATCTGCGCTCGGATATGGAAGAGGCTGCGGTTTTGCTTGGCTGTACCCGGCTGCAAGCCTTCACCAAGGTGGTGCTGCCGAACATTCGCGGCGGGGTTTTGGCCGCCTTCATTCTGGGTTTTGTAACCAGCTTCAATCAGGTGCCGGTGTCGCTGTTCCTGTCCGGCCCCGGGGTGCGGACCCTGCCGATCGACATGCTCTCCTATATGGAGATCACCTATGACCCGTCGGTCGCAGCCCTGTCCGCCCTGCTCGCTTTCATGTCGCTCGCCATTGTCTTTGCCGCTGAGCGCCTTTTGGGATTCTCTCGTTATGTCTGATCAGTTTGTCCATCTTCAGAATCTGACCCTGTCCTATGGCAAGTCGATTGCCGTGCCCAATCTGGATCTTTCGGTGCGCAAGGGGGAGCTGATCGCTCTGCTCGGGCCATCAGGCTGTGGCAAGACCACGACCATGCGGGCGATTGCCGGCTTGATGCCACCAACAAGCGGCAGCATTCATATTGACGGGGTTGATGTCACCCGCATGCCCGCCAACAAGCGGGGCATTGGTTTGGTCTTCCAGTCTTATGCCCTGTTTCCGCATTTGAGCGTGTTTGAAAATGCCGCCTTTGGCTTGCGGCTGCAAAAGCTGGCTGACAAGCAAATCCAGTCCAAAGTTGGCGTCGTGCTGGAAAAGGTCGGCCTTTCGGGTTTTGAGAAGCGCAAACCGGCAGAGCTGTCCGGTGGCCAGCAGCAGCGCCTGTCTCTGGCCCGCTCGCTGGTGATGGAGCCAAAGGTTTTGTTGCTGGATGAACCCTTGTCGAACCTCGATGCAAGGCTGCGGTTGGAGATGCGCACCGAGTTGCAACGAGTTCAGCGCGAGACGGGCATCACGATGGTCTTTGTCACCCATGATCAGGCCGAAGCGTTGGGCATGGCGGATCGAATCGTCTTGATGCGCGATGGCAAGATTGAGCAGATCGGCACGCCGGAGGATCTCTATGCACGTCCGGAAACCGCCTTCGCCGCCGACTTTATCGGCTTTGAGAATATCTTTCGCGTGGAGGACGGGGCTTTGGTGTCCGACAAGGGACGGCTGCCTTTCGCGGGCAATTCGGCTGCGTCGATCCTTGCCTGGCGTCCGGGAGGCGTGCAGGTGGGCGACGGGCCGCATCAAGGCGAAATCCTCGGCACAGCCTTTGCCGGAGACTGCCGGGAGTATGTGATCGACAGTCCAC
This DNA window, taken from Cohaesibacter intestini, encodes the following:
- a CDS encoding ABC transporter permease, producing the protein MRQFANWAILGLTLTFLIGPFLIIIFAGASAGDFLAFPPDGLSLKWYAKVFTVESFRASFALSLFLAVFGTLTALLIGIPAAYALNRYKLPGAETIRTIVAAPIIVPGIIVGLALLRYLVVPLNFGITLALFLAHTALVLPYAVRVVSSSLHNLRSDMEEAAVLLGCTRLQAFTKVVLPNIRGGVLAAFILGFVTSFNQVPVSLFLSGPGVRTLPIDMLSYMEITYDPSVAALSALLAFMSLAIVFAAERLLGFSRYV
- a CDS encoding ABC transporter permease, which codes for MFLDQRQGLALAMPAALFALLMFLVPVAMLLSEAFRSDGGWSLAAYFEFFSKPLNQTVFLRTLKLGVMVAGTAAVIGYAAAFCIVNLDAKARGQIFGLVVLPLMISPVARTYAWIVILGRTGIVNDALVGLGLTETPLRLLFTETAVFLGLLQLFLPLMIISLVSSMENIPRDVIPAARVLGANWLQVFVKVILPLTKEGLVIGGTLVFTGSLTAYITPAILGGSKVLMLETLLYQRVNVSNDFVSASVIAMILIVMSFSTNLLLKRIATARRS
- a CDS encoding ABC transporter ATP-binding protein, with product MSDQFVHLQNLTLSYGKSIAVPNLDLSVRKGELIALLGPSGCGKTTTMRAIAGLMPPTSGSIHIDGVDVTRMPANKRGIGLVFQSYALFPHLSVFENAAFGLRLQKLADKQIQSKVGVVLEKVGLSGFEKRKPAELSGGQQQRLSLARSLVMEPKVLLLDEPLSNLDARLRLEMRTELQRVQRETGITMVFVTHDQAEALGMADRIVLMRDGKIEQIGTPEDLYARPETAFAADFIGFENIFRVEDGALVSDKGRLPFAGNSAASILAWRPGGVQVGDGPHQGEILGTAFAGDCREYVIDSPLGPIKAEAPIGLAAKLGDMIAFDLPLDTARPLKA
- a CDS encoding extracellular solute-binding protein, whose amino-acid sequence is MKPFLTAALLATASVALVPAANAADKTLTISVYSFAQDAYKKALYDPFEEMCGCDLVVETGNSVERMAKIEANAAKPVIDMAVISSHDALALARKDLIADLDASKLSNMSKLYPSAQDPLGNGQAVGYTFYASSIVYRKDLVSIDSWADLLTNPKLANNVALPNITGTQGPLTLMMLNKANDQGGDFSKTISDIGKASDKIVTFYSRSSELAQLMNQEEVIAAPVGRFAWSRFKSSPLPFEWANPKEGQAGGMNVMIMTKGNGNEDLAYQFMDYWLSTEVQTRIAEALIDSPANMEVKVSDEVAENLTYGADLINSLNILPPSEIIDNRGKWVEQWNAEVIK